In Limisalsivibrio acetivorans, one genomic interval encodes:
- a CDS encoding PAS domain S-box protein: protein MGEGLRFLIADTSAVERRRVSDALSAVFGDAEFFTAVSMSEFCSKFKECRCQIIISELKADGYSALRALDYLNTSNSSIPFIIFSSSSDVNTVVECIKRGAADYKTKDNLEGLVDSIRNIASNLVKNSHNPYKEDIELLGDIVEYTSTIYMAVDEKTLRIRYANSACINETGYSPEELIGMSPVGLFSGFSSGRMRNMLAPLIFRTRKKVSFYNDIIKSDGSSFQAEISLYPVFKTHETLILISAENITPKIKAQEHTSSLAQIIERSHTPITVTNRYGIVTYINQRVTEVTGQDPEAVIGESIERLKGGVTKGEAYSLIWKNVTGGRTWIGETRLLTKEGNEIRTYSYVSPIRNMNNEIVNLVFVDEDITEKETIREQLRHAQKMETLGELSSGIAHDFNNLLTAMGGFATIIRRRLGDDNAASKFADKILELAVTGRDITRGLLDYGRKKEFRRETVSIDDIVKKTSQMLAVIIAEDIVIDTELNCDERSIFADETQIGQVLMNLAVNARDAMPEGGTLSLETGAKYIEPVDESGKTCKIPGYYVYIKVADTGSGMSEDTRSNIFKPFFTTKTKGKGTGLGLAIVREIVEKHGGFIECSSVIGEGTTFSVYIPEAKSTFLAEKDAVYDTIPYIKGKTLVIDDDAGVRESIETMLQEFGYETISMPGCNELKEFLLDSEFDIGLAVVDIVLKDHSGLIAGKLLHERDSAIPVIYISGYGEDDLMEKGLEVGGLNIVRKPVFTQELLSRISAEISQGISN, encoded by the coding sequence ATGGGTGAAGGGCTTAGATTTCTTATTGCGGATACATCTGCCGTTGAACGCAGGCGGGTTAGTGATGCCTTGTCTGCTGTATTTGGTGATGCAGAGTTCTTCACCGCTGTATCCATGTCTGAGTTCTGTTCAAAATTTAAGGAATGCCGATGTCAGATAATAATATCTGAGCTTAAAGCTGATGGGTACTCTGCACTGAGAGCGCTTGATTATCTGAACACGTCAAACAGCTCGATCCCCTTCATAATATTCTCCTCAAGTTCGGATGTGAATACCGTCGTTGAGTGCATTAAAAGAGGAGCGGCTGACTATAAAACAAAGGACAACCTTGAGGGATTAGTCGATTCCATACGTAATATTGCATCCAATCTTGTAAAAAACAGCCATAATCCATACAAAGAGGATATCGAGCTTTTGGGAGATATTGTTGAATACACATCAACAATCTATATGGCCGTTGATGAAAAGACGCTGAGAATACGGTATGCGAACAGTGCATGTATTAATGAGACAGGATATAGCCCTGAAGAGCTTATAGGGATGTCTCCCGTTGGGTTATTCAGCGGGTTCAGCTCTGGAAGAATGCGGAACATGCTTGCCCCTCTTATATTCAGAACGCGCAAAAAAGTCAGCTTTTATAATGATATAATCAAATCAGACGGAAGCAGCTTTCAAGCTGAAATAAGCCTTTATCCAGTATTTAAAACACATGAAACATTGATACTTATCTCCGCAGAGAACATAACACCAAAAATAAAAGCCCAGGAGCACACCTCATCATTGGCTCAGATTATTGAACGAAGCCACACGCCCATAACGGTAACAAACAGGTACGGGATCGTGACCTATATAAACCAGAGGGTTACGGAGGTGACAGGGCAGGACCCAGAGGCTGTTATTGGCGAGTCTATTGAGAGGCTCAAGGGTGGTGTAACCAAAGGTGAAGCCTATTCGCTTATTTGGAAAAATGTTACCGGGGGGCGAACTTGGATTGGTGAAACGAGGCTTCTAACTAAGGAAGGGAACGAGATAAGGACCTACAGCTACGTTTCCCCCATACGCAATATGAACAATGAGATAGTAAACCTTGTTTTTGTTGATGAGGACATAACGGAGAAGGAAACGATACGGGAACAGTTACGCCACGCCCAGAAGATGGAAACCCTCGGAGAGTTAAGCAGTGGTATAGCCCATGATTTCAACAATCTGCTTACAGCTATGGGCGGATTTGCTACCATTATAAGAAGAAGGCTTGGCGATGATAACGCTGCATCAAAGTTCGCTGACAAGATACTGGAGCTTGCAGTAACCGGAAGAGATATAACAAGGGGACTGCTTGATTACGGAAGGAAAAAAGAGTTCCGCAGAGAGACAGTATCCATCGATGATATTGTAAAGAAAACTTCGCAGATGCTGGCAGTGATAATCGCCGAGGATATTGTTATCGATACCGAGCTTAACTGTGACGAGCGAAGTATTTTCGCTGATGAGACTCAGATCGGGCAGGTTCTAATGAATCTTGCTGTAAACGCAAGGGACGCCATGCCGGAGGGGGGTACACTAAGCCTGGAGACAGGTGCGAAGTATATAGAGCCTGTTGATGAAAGCGGTAAAACCTGTAAGATTCCTGGTTATTATGTCTATATTAAGGTCGCAGACACTGGCAGCGGGATGTCCGAGGATACAAGAAGCAATATCTTCAAGCCCTTCTTTACTACGAAAACAAAAGGGAAGGGCACCGGTTTGGGGCTTGCCATAGTGCGTGAGATTGTTGAAAAGCACGGTGGTTTCATAGAGTGCTCATCGGTAATAGGCGAGGGAACAACCTTCAGTGTTTATATACCGGAGGCAAAGAGCACATTCCTCGCAGAGAAGGATGCGGTATACGACACCATCCCCTATATAAAGGGGAAAACTCTGGTTATCGATGACGATGCCGGAGTGAGGGAGAGTATCGAGACAATGCTCCAGGAGTTCGGCTATGAAACGATCTCCATGCCAGGGTGCAACGAACTCAAGGAATTTCTCTTGGATAGCGAATTTGACATCGGCCTTGCCGTTGTGGATATAGTGCTGAAAGATCACAGCGGTTTAATAGCAGGGAAGCTCCTCCATGAGCGGGATAGTGCAATACCGGTAATCTACATCAGCGGCTATGGTGAGGATGATCTTATGGAGAAAGGGCTGGAGGTTGGAGGGCTTAATATTGTCAGGAAACCTGTATTCACCCAGGAGCTTCTAAGCAGGATTTCTGCTGAGATATCGCAGGGTATTAGTAATTAG
- a CDS encoding IclR family transcriptional regulator, with translation MKRDKSEYAVQAVNNAIDILELLGDGDHELSISDIVTKLNLTRSNVNKLLATLEMFGYVEYNRYTGNFRLGVKTFQISQAYINKLSIIDISVQVLQSLKEQTNESAYISVMRDGNVVYLNVIETDQAVRVLPRIGNVGPAYATATGKAQLAHYDEREIDKLYSGEMTYITEHTIKDMDALKQELIKVKQVGYAIDDEEYEPGVRCVGAPVRDFMGNVISGISVSAPKERMSMERIETEIAPVILEAARSLSVKFGHRSSDVIVTE, from the coding sequence ATGAAAAGAGATAAATCAGAATACGCTGTCCAGGCGGTTAATAACGCCATCGACATCCTTGAGCTTCTTGGCGACGGTGATCACGAGCTCAGCATCAGCGATATAGTTACTAAGCTAAACCTTACCAGAAGCAATGTAAATAAGCTTCTGGCAACACTTGAGATGTTCGGCTACGTTGAGTACAACCGTTACACTGGCAACTTCAGGCTTGGTGTTAAAACGTTCCAGATATCACAGGCATACATTAATAAGCTGAGTATCATTGATATCTCGGTTCAGGTTCTTCAGAGCCTCAAGGAGCAAACTAACGAAAGTGCATACATCAGTGTTATGCGTGACGGTAATGTGGTTTATCTCAATGTAATAGAGACGGACCAGGCCGTTCGGGTCCTCCCCCGCATAGGCAATGTTGGTCCCGCATACGCCACTGCCACAGGTAAAGCTCAACTGGCGCACTACGATGAACGTGAGATCGATAAGCTCTACAGTGGTGAGATGACCTATATAACAGAGCACACGATAAAAGATATGGATGCGCTCAAGCAGGAGCTTATAAAAGTGAAGCAGGTTGGCTACGCCATTGACGATGAGGAGTATGAGCCAGGCGTAAGATGCGTTGGTGCACCTGTTCGTGATTTCATGGGTAATGTCATCTCCGGTATCAGTGTTAGCGCACCTAAGGAGCGTATGAGCATGGAGCGGATCGAAACTGAGATTGCCCCTGTTATTTTGGAGGCGGCAAGAAGCCTTTCTGTCAAGTTTGGACATAGAAGCAGTGATGTGATTGTTACGGAATAG
- a CDS encoding GGDEF domain-containing response regulator: MEKTVAQGDMPEALKSVSILCVEDEVETRERLAGFLGKNFGEILNASDGTEGLEIYEEKRPDIVITDIQMPMMNGLEMAEEIRKVDPDVPIIITTGFDDEKYLVGSIDIGAQKYIKKPVDIKHLRGLLSEIGLTVLQRKEAERKRKLLRLVMQNSNELYIVTDLDNIDFINDTFLQYLGYESYEDFVRSGLDMNQIRILKDQNDYKGNDFCTWVREAVISGNRESVISIEGARSLKSEAKSFLAKIIPIPEQNCYLVSLVDITVLEKKLRNKEELSLIDPLTGVMNRKRFHEEMDRELQRVQRYSRPLSLILFDIDGFNDINERYGKQVGDYVIKEIAAVVGKNIRVVDVFARYGGEEFAVLAPETDMEGACILAEKIRFRIEQHDFEYAGRVTCSFGVTEYVLLESADLLIKTADDALYMAKSRGRNRVEKQSFI, translated from the coding sequence ATGGAGAAAACAGTTGCGCAGGGCGACATGCCCGAAGCCTTAAAGTCTGTTTCTATCCTTTGTGTTGAGGATGAAGTTGAAACTAGGGAGAGACTGGCTGGCTTTCTTGGCAAAAATTTTGGCGAGATACTAAACGCATCCGATGGAACCGAAGGGCTTGAGATCTATGAGGAGAAGCGTCCGGATATCGTAATAACCGATATTCAGATGCCAATGATGAATGGCCTGGAGATGGCAGAGGAGATACGTAAGGTTGATCCCGATGTTCCTATCATAATAACCACAGGCTTTGATGACGAGAAATACCTAGTCGGATCAATAGATATTGGCGCACAGAAATATATCAAAAAGCCGGTAGACATAAAGCACCTGCGTGGACTTTTGAGTGAGATAGGACTAACAGTGCTGCAGCGGAAGGAGGCAGAGCGTAAGAGAAAGCTCCTGCGCCTTGTTATGCAGAACTCTAACGAACTCTATATCGTGACTGATCTAGACAATATCGACTTTATTAACGATACATTCCTGCAATACCTCGGATACGAAAGCTATGAAGATTTTGTTCGCTCCGGGCTGGATATGAACCAGATAAGGATCCTTAAGGATCAGAACGATTATAAAGGAAACGATTTCTGTACCTGGGTTAGAGAGGCCGTTATCTCAGGAAACAGGGAGAGCGTTATATCCATCGAGGGAGCCAGATCCCTTAAAAGCGAGGCCAAGAGCTTCCTTGCAAAGATAATTCCCATACCCGAACAGAATTGCTATCTGGTTTCGCTGGTTGATATTACGGTGCTTGAGAAGAAGCTTAGGAACAAAGAGGAGCTTTCCCTAATTGACCCCCTAACCGGGGTTATGAACCGGAAGCGTTTCCATGAGGAGATGGACCGGGAGCTTCAGCGTGTCCAGAGGTATTCAAGGCCGCTGTCACTTATCCTTTTTGATATCGACGGCTTCAATGATATCAACGAGCGTTACGGTAAGCAGGTTGGTGATTACGTCATTAAAGAGATAGCCGCTGTTGTAGGCAAGAATATCCGAGTTGTAGATGTATTTGCAAGATATGGTGGTGAAGAATTCGCTGTATTGGCTCCTGAAACGGATATGGAAGGGGCCTGTATCCTTGCGGAGAAGATCCGGTTCCGTATCGAACAGCATGATTTTGAATATGCCGGCAGGGTTACATGCAGTTTCGGTGTTACTGAGTATGTCTTATTGGAATCCGCCGATCTGCTCATAAAGACCGCAGACGATGCCCTTTATATGGCAAAGAGCCGTGGTCGTAACAGAGTTGAGAAGCAATCCTTTATATAA